One window from the genome of Longimicrobium sp. encodes:
- a CDS encoding type II toxin-antitoxin system YhaV family toxin encodes MSPSRDEPRRTEAHGWTLLAWREFARQYAALQAEVRRLRQADPEGYRGHPRAKLFALLVHLLFEVIPANPDAPQFRQGNTLGTAHRHWRRAKFARRFRLFFRFHSPSRVIVYTWLNDEDTLRKAGARTDPYVVFRQMLERGRPPSEMADLLEEADRLDEPD; translated from the coding sequence ATGTCACCCTCCCGTGACGAGCCGAGACGGACGGAGGCGCATGGATGGACGCTCCTGGCCTGGCGTGAATTCGCGCGGCAATACGCCGCTCTGCAGGCGGAAGTGCGAAGACTGAGGCAAGCGGATCCGGAAGGTTACCGGGGCCATCCCCGGGCAAAGCTCTTCGCCCTGCTCGTCCACCTGCTTTTCGAGGTGATTCCGGCGAATCCGGATGCGCCGCAATTCCGTCAGGGCAACACGCTCGGCACGGCTCATCGACACTGGCGGCGCGCCAAGTTCGCACGTCGCTTCAGGCTCTTCTTCCGATTCCACTCGCCCAGCCGCGTGATCGTATATACGTGGCTGAACGATGAGGACACGCTGCGAAAGGCCGGAGCGCGCACCGATCCCTACGTCGTATTCAGGCAGATGCTCGAGCGAGGCCGCCCGCCTTCGGAGATGGCCGATCTGCTGGAGGAAGCTGATCGGCTTGACGAGCCCGATTGA
- a CDS encoding type II toxin-antitoxin system PrlF family antitoxin gives MSYSAKATTVGNSRAFAVEAAMFRAHPELTEGRFEVHVIGPGTLLFHAVPETVPEAEVDDPVIAAWLAFIERDMLEHPDSLRPFDPELVREARELVKGIAVDLDEDLGDVTLP, from the coding sequence ATGTCCTACTCTGCAAAGGCAACCACCGTCGGCAACTCGCGGGCATTCGCCGTCGAGGCAGCGATGTTCCGGGCACACCCGGAGCTGACGGAGGGCCGGTTCGAGGTGCACGTCATCGGGCCAGGTACGCTGCTGTTCCACGCGGTGCCGGAAACGGTTCCCGAGGCGGAGGTGGACGATCCGGTGATCGCGGCATGGCTCGCATTCATCGAGCGCGACATGCTCGAACACCCCGACTCTCTCCGGCCGTTCGATCCCGAGCTCGTGCGGGAAGCCCGTGAGCTCGTGAAGGGCATCGCCGTGGACCTGGACGAGGATCTCGGCGATGTCACCCTCCCGTGA
- a CDS encoding alpha/beta fold hydrolase, protein MPHIHVNGAQLWYDDTGTGAETLVFAHGLLWDGRMFDDQVAALRDRYRCVTFDFRGQGRSEVTKGGYDMDTLSDDAAALIERLGCAPCHFVGLSMGGFVGMRLAARRPELIRSLVLMETSADPEPAENAPRYRAMGRVVRVLGKVGMKLVMPRVMRIMFGSKFLDDPAREADRNLWRERGMANHRVGIVRALRGVIERKPIYDELGDISCPTLVMVGDQDVATVVEKAERIRAAIHGARLVIIPGAGHTSSVEEPAFVNRVLTQFLARLPSPAPPTSPSPADANGTGG, encoded by the coding sequence ATGCCGCACATCCACGTCAACGGCGCGCAGTTGTGGTACGACGACACCGGCACCGGCGCGGAGACCCTCGTCTTCGCGCACGGGCTGCTGTGGGACGGGCGCATGTTCGACGATCAGGTGGCCGCGCTGCGCGACCGCTACCGCTGCGTCACCTTCGACTTCCGCGGCCAGGGGCGCAGCGAGGTGACGAAGGGCGGCTACGACATGGACACGCTTTCCGACGACGCCGCCGCGCTGATCGAGCGGCTGGGGTGCGCGCCCTGCCACTTCGTGGGGCTGTCGATGGGCGGCTTCGTGGGGATGCGGCTGGCGGCGCGGCGCCCGGAACTGATCCGCTCGCTGGTGCTGATGGAGACGTCGGCGGACCCCGAGCCCGCGGAGAACGCCCCCCGCTACCGCGCGATGGGGCGCGTCGTGCGCGTGCTGGGGAAGGTGGGGATGAAGCTGGTGATGCCTCGCGTGATGCGCATCATGTTCGGCAGCAAGTTCCTCGACGACCCCGCCCGCGAGGCCGACCGCAACCTCTGGCGCGAGCGCGGGATGGCGAACCACCGCGTCGGCATCGTCCGCGCGCTGCGGGGGGTGATCGAGCGCAAGCCCATCTACGACGAGCTGGGCGACATCTCCTGCCCCACGCTGGTGATGGTGGGCGACCAGGACGTGGCCACGGTGGTGGAGAAGGCCGAGCGCATACGCGCCGCCATCCACGGCGCGCGCCTGGTGATCATCCCCGGCGCCGGCCACACCTCGTCGGTCGAGGAGCCCGCGTTCGTCAACCGCGTGCTGACGCAGTTCCTGGCGCGGCTGCCGTCGCCGGCGCCGCCCACGAGCCCGTCGCCCGCGGATGCCAATGGGACGGGCGGGTAA